The stretch of DNA TAGCGGCGGCGTTTCTTTCGTAGGAGGGGAACAGGATGGTTGACCGTGTTACCGCAACACCGGCTGCTCTGGCGTTAATTGATCAATTGAGGGCAAAACACGGACCGCTTATGTTTCATCAGTCTGGCGGGTGCTGCGACGGCAGCTCGCCGATGTGCTACCCGGACGGAGAGTTTATAACGGGTGATGCGGATAAAAAGCTTGGTGAAATTGGCGGGGTACCCTTTTATATTAGTGAAGCCCAGTATGAATACTGGAAGCATACCCAGCTTATTATCGATGTTGTAGACGGGCGGGGAGGCATGTTTTCTCTTGAAGGACCGGAAGGAAAAAGATTTCTGACAAGGTCACGCGTATTTACAGAAGAAGAGAGACGTGAACTGAATCAATAATTGAAGAAAAGCCTCCATAGAAAGGAAGCTTCAGGCTGTTGACAAACGCCTGCTTTCGGCGTTACTTGCCGTCTACGAATGCTCATGACCCCGAAAAGGTCACTCCGCTTCCCAGCCGGCGGCGTTCCTGGAAAGACAAGCGTTTTCAATCAGCCTGCTTTCTTACTTTGTCTACACACTGAAGCCTGCCGGACTTCGCGCCCCTTAGGGCAGTGCGGGAGCCCCTCGGCTGCGCCTGCGGGGTCTCCCGACTCACTGTACTTCCCGCAGGAGTCTTCGTCCGGCAGGCTTCACTAAGTGGTGTTGAAGATCCATAAGCAAAGAACGAATAGAAATTTCCCTTTTTTAAACAGAAAGATACAACCTTATTCGCTCTATACCATCTTGTCGCAAGCCACTTGGCGGCGGGAGGGCGGCGCAGACTCCTATGGGACTAGCGGGCAGCTGAGACCAATGAAGCCGCCAGGCGAAGTCGGGCTCAGCGCCTGCCCCATGGAAAGCGGAGCTGCCTGGACGCCGCCGATTATCCCATTCATGTGCACGGTCATCCATATAATTTTCTAAAGTCTGAAGCCTCTATAGAAAGGAGACTTTTCGGGTTTTGGCTGCTGAGCCATTGACGATGTTACGTTTCATTTAAATAATAACGGATTTTCCGTTTGGAGATACCGAGCCGATCAGCGGTCTGTGCCCGGCTTCCGGCCGTCTCCCGGAGCGTTTTTTGAATAAATGCCTCAGCCACTTTTTTTTCCATCCCTTTCATTTCCTGTATCAGTTCATCAAGCGAAATGGGCTCGTTTCCCACATATAAATGGGCTATGTAATCAGAAAACCGGCGCCATTCCTGGTCGAATGACGGCGCAGGTGCCGCAGCCAGTCTTTTCGGAGAAAGCTTTTTTGTCATTTTTTGAGGCAGCATCTCTGGCGTAACAAACGGCTCCTCTGGATAAAGCGCCGCCAAACGCTGCAGAAGATTCACCAGCTCGCGCATATTGCCGGGCCAGTTATACCGCATGCATATCTCCATCGCTTCGGGTGAAAAAGAAAAAGGGAGGCGTTGTTTTTGTTTGTATGCTTCTATAAGAAGCGGAATATCTGACTGCCGTTTACGCAGCGGAGGGATCACTAATTTCACAACGTCAAGCCTGTACAGCAAATCTTCCCGGAAAGCGCCATCTGCCACCGCTTGCTCTAAATTCGTATGGCTCGCGGCAATGATGCGGGCATTTGTACGCTTTGGTGCAGGGTCGCCGATTTTAAAAAATTCGCCTGTTTCCAGTACGCGCAGCAGCTTTACTTGCGTCGCAAGGGAGGCTTCAGCAATTTCATCTAAAAACAGCGTTCCGCTTCCCGCCGTCTCCACGTATCCCGCCCGGTCGGAGGCGGCACCGGTAAAAGCGCCTTTTGTATGGCCAAACAATTCACTTTCAAGCAGCGACTCGGAAATGGCCCCGCAGTTCACACCGATAAAAGGTGCCCCGTCCCGGCTGCCGGATTGATGCAAAAAGCGGGCCAGCACTTCTTTGCCGGTGCCGGTTTCCCCTTCAATTAAAACCGTAATCTGTTTGGCAGCGAGTTTAAAAGCCAGACGGTACAGATCATGCATGTCTGGACTTGTTCCTAAAAAAGCACCGGCGGCCAGTGCTGCCTGTATGTAATCTTCTTCCTCTTTTTGTGCCGTTAACTCATCAAGCAGCTCCTCTATCGCTTCAATATGTTCAAACGGTTTTTCCAAAAAATCTTCCGCGCCAAGCTGGATGGCTTCTACTGCCATCCTGACAGTGCTGTAGCCCGTCATAATA from Domibacillus sp. DTU_2020_1001157_1_SI_ALB_TIR_016 encodes:
- a CDS encoding sigma-54 dependent transcriptional regulator, with translation MAHILIVDDEQEIGRFLTRLFQMKGMEVTYAGSGAAFDRLSRLDQFDVAFLDVRLPDRNGLELLKELKRKAPRCKAVIMTGYSTVRMAVEAIQLGAEDFLEKPFEHIEAIEELLDELTAQKEEEDYIQAALAAGAFLGTSPDMHDLYRLAFKLAAKQITVLIEGETGTGKEVLARFLHQSGSRDGAPFIGVNCGAISESLLESELFGHTKGAFTGAASDRAGYVETAGSGTLFLDEIAEASLATQVKLLRVLETGEFFKIGDPAPKRTNARIIAASHTNLEQAVADGAFREDLLYRLDVVKLVIPPLRKRQSDIPLLIEAYKQKQRLPFSFSPEAMEICMRYNWPGNMRELVNLLQRLAALYPEEPFVTPEMLPQKMTKKLSPKRLAAAPAPSFDQEWRRFSDYIAHLYVGNEPISLDELIQEMKGMEKKVAEAFIQKTLRETAGSRAQTADRLGISKRKIRYYLNET
- a CDS encoding DUF779 domain-containing protein, which encodes MVDRVTATPAALALIDQLRAKHGPLMFHQSGGCCDGSSPMCYPDGEFITGDADKKLGEIGGVPFYISEAQYEYWKHTQLIIDVVDGRGGMFSLEGPEGKRFLTRSRVFTEEERRELNQ